From Cryobacterium sp. GrIS_2_6:
GCCGTATCCAGGATCACGTCGTCGATGCCCCAGCCGGGGCTGACCGCGGCGAGGCCGCCCTCGGTGATCACGAGAAGCAGCGGGACCTGGCTGCCCGTCGTCTGCATGATCTGGCACAGCGACTTGGCGGCCATCAGGTTGGTGCGGGCGTCGACCAGGATGACATCGGAGTCCGGGGCGGTGATGAGCTGGTCGGGCTGGGCCGGAATGACGCGGATTCCATGCGAGAGCAACGCCAGCGCCGGCAGGACCTCCCCGCCGACCGCAGAGGTCAGGATCAATAATTGCGCCACGCGGGCCCTCCAACCATTGTTGGCCAATCCTAGCGTGCAGCCGCGTGCAGCCCATTGCTCCCATGGCAGGGCACAATAGAGGAGTGAAGTGGCAGTGGAGAAGCGTCGGCCTGGTCTGGGCGTTCGCCGTGGTCTGTTCTGTGCTCACCGGGACCCTCGCGGCGCCCGGTCGTTCCCTCGTGTGGATCGGTCTGTCCCTCGCGGGATGCACCATCGGTACCCTCTCCATCCAGCTCGCGACCGGCCAAAAAGAGGGTTACGTGCACCGGGTCACGCTGAGCCTCGTCGGCGCGGTCGTCGTCCTCGCCGCCGCGACCGGGATCTTCGCGCTCGCCGGGCTTCTGTAACGAACTGGTAAAGCCGCGCCGGGTGCCCCCGCGCAGGCGTTTCGGCTCTCGCCGGGAGCTAAGGTGGTGTCATGTCAATCCTCGCGCTCGAAATCTTCTTCCTGGGCCTCCTCGCGCTCGCGAGCCTGTCGATCGCCTGGGTCTCCGGCGTCGTGTTGTTCAAGCTGTTCCGGGGGCAGCGGTAACCCTCGATGTTCGAGCTCCCGACCCGGCTCCCCTCCGAACTCGTTCCGCTCTCGTGGCTCCTCGGCGTCTGGGAGGGGTCAGGCGTCATCGACTATGCCATGCCGGACGGTCATCGGGTCTCGCGTGAGTTCGGCCAGCGGCTGAGCTTCAGCCATGATGGCCTCCCGCACCTGAACTACAGTTCATACACCTGGCTCGAAGCGGATGCCACAGCGAGCGTCGACGACGACGCCGAGGCAGCCGTCGGGGCCGCGTCCGGCTTCGTCGGGAAGACCCCGCTCATGACCGAGACAGGTTACTGGCGCCTGAGTCGTCCCCAGGGCGCCGGCGACCCCGGGCCCGGGCTGCTGCCGGCAGAGGGCGAGCACCCTTACACGACGGCGTCCGCCGTGGAGACGCTCCGCAATGCCGCCGGCGGCTTCGACATCGACGTGACGCTCGTGCACCCCGGCGGTGCCGCCGAGATCTACCTCGGCCAGGTCAAGGGGCCGCGGATCGACCTCGCAACCGACGCGGTGATGCGCACCCAGGGCGCGAAGGCGTACTCGGCCGCGACCCGGTTGTACGGTCTCGTCGACGGCCACCTGCTCTGGGCGTGGGACATCGCCGCCCTCGGCCAGAGCCTGCGCACGCACGCCTCCGGCCGGCTCAAGCGGGTCGAATAATCCCGGCGGCTCCCGCGTTGTCCCCGATGTGCGCCTCAGCGTCACACAAACCCCGGAAGAAGTCCTCATGACCCCGCCGATAGCATCCGTTTCAGCCCTGCTCGACCTGCCCGGCGCCGTGCAGGCCACCGGCCCCGATGCCGGCGTCGCCGCACATTACGGCAACCCGATGATCGAGCAGCGTCACCTGCTCGCCGGCGAGGCCATCGTCGACCTCTCCAACCTTGCGGTGCTCGGCGTCTCCGGCCCGGACCGGCTGACCTGGCTCAATTCGATCACGAGCCAGGAGCTGCGGTTTCTGGTGCCGGGGGAATCGGCTGAGACCCTCGTGCTCGACCCCACCGGGCACATCGAGCACGCGGTGCGGCTCGTCGACGACGGCACGGAGGCGTGGCTCGTCGTCGAGGCCGCCGAACTGCCCGCACTGCTTGCGTGGCTCGACCGGATGCGCTTCATGCTGCGGGTCGAACTGCGCGACCGCACCGATGAGTATGCCGTCATCGGAACGATGGGGAGCATCGGCGACCTCGCCGCAGCCGCGCCCGCGCTCGAACCCGCCGCGCCGAACGGAACCCCCCTCGTCTGGCACGACCCGTGGGCTGCCGTCGTCACCGGCGGCTTCCAGTACGCGGAAGACCCTGCGCATCCCGGTGCCGACTGGCACTGGACCGAGGCCCTCGTGCCCCGCACCGTGCTTCCCGCCCTGACGCCGGCCGTCCGCCGCGGAACCGTGCGCGCGGCCGGCCTGCTCGCCCTCGAAGCGCTCCGGATCGCTGCCTGGCGGCCCCGCCGGGCTACAGAGGTCGACGACAGGACCCTCCCGCACGAACTCGACTGGCTGCGCAGCGCCGTGCACCTGAACAAGGGCTGCTACCGCGGCCAGGAGACCGTCGCGAAGGTACACAACCTCGGGCACCCCCCGCGGCGGCTCGTGCTGCTGCACCTCGACGGCTCCCAGGGCGTGCTGCCGGTGCATGGCGACGAAGTCCAGGCCGTCCGGCGACTTGCAGACGGCGACACAGAGCGTCGCGGCGTCGGCTCGATCACCTCGAGTGCGATCCACTACGAGCTCGGGCCGATCGCACTCGCCGTCGTCAAACGCACCGTGCCGGCAACGGTCGTGCTCCAGGTGCTGAGCGAGGAGATCGCGGTCGCCGCGACCCAGCAGGTCATCGTTCCGCAGTCGGCCGGCTCGGTCGCCGAGATCCCCCGGCTGCCCCGGCTGGGCATCCGCACCCCCGGACACTGACCCCAGTCACCGACCACCGGCCCTGCTCTCGATAGAGTTGGAGGCATGTCATACAATCTCATCCTCCTTCGCCATGGCCAGAGCCTATGGAACCAAGAGAACCTCTTCACCGGTTGGGTAGACGTTCGCCTGAGCGAGCAGGGAGCCGCGGAGGCCAAGCGCGCCGGCGAGCTCCTCGCAGATTCCGGCCTCCTGCCCGACGTCCTGCACACGTCACTCCTTAGCCGCGCCATCCAGACCGCGAACATCGCGCTCGAGGAAGCCGACCGCCTCTGGATCCCCGTGAAGCGCTCATGGCGCCTCAACGAGCGCCACTACGGCGCCCTGCAGGGCCTCGACAAGGCGGAGACCCTCGCCAAGTTCGGCCCCGAGCAGTTCCAGCTCTGGCGCCGCTCCTTCGACGTGCCGCCGCCCGTGCTCGCCGACGATTCCCCCTGGTCCCAGGCACACGACCCGCGCTACGCGGGCCTCGGCGACGAGCTGCCCCGTACCGAGTGCCTGAGCGACGTCGTCGACCGGATGCTGCCCTACTGGGAGTCCGACATCGCGACGGACCTCCGTGCCGGCAAGACCGTTCTCGTCACCGCCCACGGCAACTCGCTGCGCGCCCTCGTGAAGCACCTCGACAACATCAGCGACGCGGACATCGCCGAGCTCAACATCCCGACCGGAATCCCGCTCGTCTACCGCCTCGACGAGAATCTGGTCCCGATCGGCGCAGGCCAGTACCTCGACCCCGAGGCCGCCGCCGCCGGTGCCGCGGCCGTCGCCGCACAGGGCAGCAAGAAGTAGCACTCCCGCTCAATTAGTCCCGCTCGACAGCCCCACCGAAAACGGCCCCGGAAGCATTCGCTTCCGGGGCCGTTTCGGGTTGTGCAGAGGTTCGAGTGGTGCGGGCGGCCTACTGGACGCCGGGCGTGCTCTGCTGCCAGGCGCCGGTGCCGAGGTACTGGATCTTCTTGGCGATCGAGACGGCGTGGTCTGCGAAGCGCTCGTGGTACCGGCTCGCGAGGGTCGAGTCGACCGTGTCGGCAGCCTCGCCCTTCCAGGTCTCCGCGAGGACGGCGTCGAAGACGCTCAGGTGCAGGGCGTCGACCTTGTCGTCTTCGTTGCGGATGACCTCGGCGAGCTTGACATCCTGGGTGGTGAGCAACTCGGTGAGCATCGTCGAGATGGTCACGAGCAGGGCGCCCATCTCGCCGAAGGTGCCCCGCAGGCTCTGCGGAACGACCTTGTCGGGGAAGCGGTAGCGGGCGAGCTGAGCGATGTGGGTGGAGAGGTCGCCCATCCGCTCGAGGGACGAGCTGATCCGGAGGGCGCTCACCACGATACGCAGGTCGCGGGCGACCGGCTGCTGGCGCGCCAGGATCGTGATGGCGAGTTCGTCGAGCTCGATGGTGAGTTCGTCGATCTTATCGTCTTCGCTGATGGCCTCTTCGGCGAGATTGACGTCGGACTCGTTGAAAGCCCTCGTCGACTTCGCGATCGAGATGCCGACGAGACGGGAGATCTCGACGAGGCGGTCCTGAACCTCGGCGAGCTCCTGCTGGAATACTTCACGCATACGTCTGTGTTCCTTCCTGGGCGCGCAATACGCGCAGAAACGTGGAAACCACCTGGCCCCCAGCGAATCTTTGTCGACAGAGGTTAACGGCAGGTGCCGGAGTGTTGAATACTACCTAAAGTAGCCGCCCAGCGGCCCGGCACGGTTCGTTCCGCTTTTTTGTGTCAGTAATCTGGTGGAATGGAATCATCGTGGCTCGTGCTGGTGTCTCTGGCACTGGGCCTCATGGTCGGTGCCGGCTTCATCAGCCTGCTCCAGATCGCGGAACGCCACGGCCGTCGCGCCTCAGAGGTGGTCAACCCGGCTGTGCCGGACGGCATCGACCAGGTCCTCGACGCACTCGACACCGCGGCCGTCGTGCTCGACCCTTCCAACAATGTGATGAAGACATCCCCGGCCGCCGTGTCGATGGGGATGGTCTGGAACCGGCAGATCGTGCACCCGGAACTCCTCGAGCTCGCCGGTAAGGTGCGGCGCTCCGGGGAACCGATCGCCGAAGACCTGATCCTCTCCCGCGGCCCGTTCGGCGACGCGAGCATGCGGGTGCGCGTGCGACTGGCCACGCTCGGCGCCCGCTACGTGCTGCTGCTCGCCGAAGACCGCACGGAGGCCTTCCGTCTCGACGAGGTGCGCCGCGACTTCGTGGCCAACATCAGCCACGAACTCAAGACCCCGATCGCCGCCGTCGGCCTGCTCGCCGAGGCGCTGAACCAGGCCGCCGACGAGCCGGTGCAGGTGCGCAGGTTCGCCAGCAGGCTCACGACGGAGTCCGGGCGCCTGACCCGGCTGACGCAGGAGATCATCGAGCTCTCCCGGCTCCAGGCACAGGACTCCCTGTCCGAGCCGGAAGACCTCCCGATCGACGACGTCGTCGCGGCGGCCGTCGACCAGAGCAGGGTCGTTGCGGATGCCGCACGCATCACCCTCGCCGTCGGCCAGCCCTCCGGTGCTCTCGTCACGGGCGATGAACGTCTCCTCGTGATGGCCGTGCACAACCTGGTCGCCAACGCGGTGCACTACTCCGCTGAGGGATCCCGGGTGGGTGTGGGAGTGCGTCACCACGACGGCGTCGTCGAGGTGACGGTGACCGACCAGGGCGTCGGCATCCAGGAGGCCGACCTCGACCGCATCTTCGAACGATTCTTCCGGGTCGACCAGGCCAGGTCGCGTCACACCGGTGGAACGGGCCTCGGCCTCTCCATCGTGAAGCACATCGTGCAGATCCACGGCGGCGACATCCGCGTCTGGTCCCAACCGGGCAGCGGTTCGACGTTCACCATCCGGCTGCCTGAGGCGAGTCACACCGCCCTGGCCACAAAAGGAGAGACCCCGTGACCCACATTCTTTTGGTTGAGGACGAACAAGCGCTGAGCGAGCCGTTGAGCTTCCTGCTCGAACGCGAAGGCTACGAGGTCACCGTCGCCGAGGACGGGCCGAGCGCCATCAGCGAATTCGACCGGATCGGACCCGACCTGATCCTGCTAGACCTGATGCTCCCCGGCATCCCCGGAACCGAAGTGTGCCGCGAGATCCGCACCCGATCCCAGGTCCCGATCATCATGCTCACCGCGAAGGACTCCGAGGTCGACATCGTCGTCGGGCTCGAACTCGGCGCGGACGACTACGTGACCAAGCCGTACTCGACCAGGGAACTACTCGCGCGCATCCGTGCGGTGTCACGTCGGCGCACCGACCAGACCGAGGACGACGAGAACATGCTCACGGCGGGCACCGTTCGGATGGACATCGAACGCCACACGGTCGCAGTGAGCGGCACCGTGGTGAACATGCCGCTCAAGGAGTTCGAGCTCCTCGAGTTCCTGCTGCGGAACGCCGGGCGGGTGCTGACCCGCGGGCAGCTGATCGACCGGGTCTGGGGCACCGACTACTTCGGCGACACCAAGACCCTCGACGTGCACATCAAGCGGATCCGTTCGCGCATCGAGGCGACGCCGTCAGAGCCGACCATGCTCGTCACCGTGCGCGGCCTCGGCTACCGCTTCGAGGCCTGAACCGGTCTGGTTCGAGGCCTGACCCGGTCGGGCTCGACCACTTCCGGTCTGGCCTGACCTGAGCAGGCCAGGCGCTACGGCGCCGTGGTCGGCAGCAGGGTCGAGTACTGGGGGAGCGTGCCGTCGAGCACCGGCGTGAGCAACTGGATGCCGGTCTCGGTGCCGTACTGGAAGTAGACGGGGAACAGCGAGCCGAGCGGGGCGTCGATGTTCACGAGGGTGATCACGGGGCCGCCCGTCGCACCGATCGCGGTGCTCGACTGCGGCCTCAGGGTCAGCTGCTGGGTGACCTTACCGGTCGTGGCCGTGTACTGCACGGACAGGCTGTGCGCTGAATCGCTCGGGTTGACCACGGTGACGAGGAGGCTCCCGGTCTTTCCGTCCGTCGAGAGCACGATCGCGTTTCGGACCTGCAGGTCGCCGACGTTGCCGCTGACCCCGTCGCTCGCGTCGTAGTGTTTGGTCGTTGACTGCGGAGCCAGCAGGTTGCATCCACTAGTACCCAGCAGGATACCGGCCGTCAGCAACACGGACAGCAAGACTCGAGCCCTCATAAGACCTCCAACAG
This genomic window contains:
- the phoU gene encoding phosphate signaling complex protein PhoU, translated to MREVFQQELAEVQDRLVEISRLVGISIAKSTRAFNESDVNLAEEAISEDDKIDELTIELDELAITILARQQPVARDLRIVVSALRISSSLERMGDLSTHIAQLARYRFPDKVVPQSLRGTFGEMGALLVTISTMLTELLTTQDVKLAEVIRNEDDKVDALHLSVFDAVLAETWKGEAADTVDSTLASRYHERFADHAVSIAKKIQYLGTGAWQQSTPGVQ
- a CDS encoding phosphoglyceromutase → MSYNLILLRHGQSLWNQENLFTGWVDVRLSEQGAAEAKRAGELLADSGLLPDVLHTSLLSRAIQTANIALEEADRLWIPVKRSWRLNERHYGALQGLDKAETLAKFGPEQFQLWRRSFDVPPPVLADDSPWSQAHDPRYAGLGDELPRTECLSDVVDRMLPYWESDIATDLRAGKTVLVTAHGNSLRALVKHLDNISDADIAELNIPTGIPLVYRLDENLVPIGAGQYLDPEAAAAGAAAVAAQGSKK
- a CDS encoding response regulator transcription factor, with product MTHILLVEDEQALSEPLSFLLEREGYEVTVAEDGPSAISEFDRIGPDLILLDLMLPGIPGTEVCREIRTRSQVPIIMLTAKDSEVDIVVGLELGADDYVTKPYSTRELLARIRAVSRRRTDQTEDDENMLTAGTVRMDIERHTVAVSGTVVNMPLKEFELLEFLLRNAGRVLTRGQLIDRVWGTDYFGDTKTLDVHIKRIRSRIEATPSEPTMLVTVRGLGYRFEA
- a CDS encoding folate-binding protein, producing the protein MTPPIASVSALLDLPGAVQATGPDAGVAAHYGNPMIEQRHLLAGEAIVDLSNLAVLGVSGPDRLTWLNSITSQELRFLVPGESAETLVLDPTGHIEHAVRLVDDGTEAWLVVEAAELPALLAWLDRMRFMLRVELRDRTDEYAVIGTMGSIGDLAAAAPALEPAAPNGTPLVWHDPWAAVVTGGFQYAEDPAHPGADWHWTEALVPRTVLPALTPAVRRGTVRAAGLLALEALRIAAWRPRRATEVDDRTLPHELDWLRSAVHLNKGCYRGQETVAKVHNLGHPPRRLVLLHLDGSQGVLPVHGDEVQAVRRLADGDTERRGVGSITSSAIHYELGPIALAVVKRTVPATVVLQVLSEEIAVAATQQVIVPQSAGSVAEIPRLPRLGIRTPGH
- a CDS encoding ATP-binding protein, with protein sequence MESSWLVLVSLALGLMVGAGFISLLQIAERHGRRASEVVNPAVPDGIDQVLDALDTAAVVLDPSNNVMKTSPAAVSMGMVWNRQIVHPELLELAGKVRRSGEPIAEDLILSRGPFGDASMRVRVRLATLGARYVLLLAEDRTEAFRLDEVRRDFVANISHELKTPIAAVGLLAEALNQAADEPVQVRRFASRLTTESGRLTRLTQEIIELSRLQAQDSLSEPEDLPIDDVVAAAVDQSRVVADAARITLAVGQPSGALVTGDERLLVMAVHNLVANAVHYSAEGSRVGVGVRHHDGVVEVTVTDQGVGIQEADLDRIFERFFRVDQARSRHTGGTGLGLSIVKHIVQIHGGDIRVWSQPGSGSTFTIRLPEASHTALATKGETP
- a CDS encoding FABP family protein; the encoded protein is MFELPTRLPSELVPLSWLLGVWEGSGVIDYAMPDGHRVSREFGQRLSFSHDGLPHLNYSSYTWLEADATASVDDDAEAAVGAASGFVGKTPLMTETGYWRLSRPQGAGDPGPGLLPAEGEHPYTTASAVETLRNAAGGFDIDVTLVHPGGAAEIYLGQVKGPRIDLATDAVMRTQGAKAYSAATRLYGLVDGHLLWAWDIAALGQSLRTHASGRLKRVE